Proteins from one Shewanella pealeana ATCC 700345 genomic window:
- a CDS encoding TorF family putative porin — protein sequence MKTTIKNLALLGLIALPTTAMANVSSTINATSDYTFNGVSQTDNGPALQASLDYAADAGWYVGTWASNVDYGSGDDTWLELDFYGGMFYQLSESVSLDAGIAYYTYHGDSFSDEYQYPEVYTKFGYGSSVGQTELNFWYTWDYFGVDAGHYIMMAAHTFTIAEGHDIRISFDRSTSTDENKWSWDGDKAYNHYRAEYMTSWKGFDFNLAVEDTSMDIDTADTRAVLSVARTFNF from the coding sequence ATGAAAACAACAATTAAAAATCTTGCGCTACTGGGTCTAATCGCATTGCCAACAACGGCAATGGCTAACGTGAGCTCAACGATTAATGCCACTTCTGATTACACCTTTAACGGTGTGAGCCAAACAGATAATGGTCCCGCACTACAGGCAAGCCTTGATTACGCCGCCGATGCTGGCTGGTATGTGGGAACTTGGGCATCGAATGTGGATTACGGCTCAGGTGATGACACTTGGCTAGAGCTCGATTTTTACGGCGGTATGTTCTATCAACTAAGCGAAAGCGTATCGCTTGATGCGGGTATCGCTTACTACACTTATCACGGCGATTCGTTCTCAGATGAGTATCAGTACCCAGAGGTTTACACTAAATTTGGCTATGGATCATCTGTTGGTCAAACAGAGCTCAACTTCTGGTACACATGGGATTACTTCGGTGTGGACGCGGGTCATTACATCATGATGGCTGCGCACACCTTTACCATAGCCGAAGGCCATGACATTCGTATCAGCTTTGACCGTTCGACTTCTACCGACGAGAACAAGTGGTCTTGGGACGGCGACAAAGCCTATAACCATTATCGCGCCGAGTACATGACTAGCTGGAAAGGCTTTGATTTTAACCTAGCCGTTGAAGATACCAGCATGGACATAGATACCGCCGACACACGCGCTGTACTCTCGGTTGCAAGAACCTTTAACTTCTAA
- the mtnN gene encoding 5'-methylthioadenosine/S-adenosylhomocysteine nucleosidase, whose translation MKIGIIGAMEPEVAHLVESMEKPSSTTIAGIEFVAGQLAGKEVIVTRSGIGKVTASIATTLLIEKYAPDAIINTGSAGGFADDLAIGDIVISSEVRHHDVDVTAFGYEIGQMAQQPAAFIPDAKLVAAAQKAVASLGEVKAIEGLICTGDSFICDPVRTKTMLENFPTMAACEMEGAAIAQVCHQFDVPFVVIRSLSDNANNDSPVDFDEYIVKAGHHSALMVIALLEQL comes from the coding sequence ATGAAAATCGGTATTATTGGCGCTATGGAGCCGGAAGTTGCACATTTAGTTGAGTCGATGGAAAAACCAAGCTCTACAACCATCGCCGGTATCGAGTTTGTTGCAGGTCAGCTAGCGGGCAAAGAGGTTATCGTTACTCGTTCTGGTATTGGTAAAGTTACTGCCAGTATTGCGACTACGCTACTTATCGAAAAGTATGCACCTGATGCGATTATTAATACGGGTTCAGCTGGCGGCTTCGCCGACGATCTAGCCATTGGTGATATAGTGATTTCATCTGAAGTTCGTCACCACGATGTAGACGTCACGGCCTTTGGTTATGAAATCGGCCAAATGGCGCAGCAGCCTGCGGCATTTATTCCTGACGCTAAGCTTGTGGCTGCAGCGCAAAAAGCCGTTGCTAGCCTTGGCGAAGTCAAAGCAATCGAAGGCTTAATCTGTACTGGCGATAGCTTTATTTGCGACCCGGTTCGCACTAAGACCATGCTTGAGAACTTCCCAACTATGGCAGCGTGTGAGATGGAAGGCGCGGCTATTGCTCAAGTTTGTCATCAGTTTGATGTACCGTTTGTCGTTATCCGTTCTCTGTCTGATAATGCTAACAACGACTCGCCAGTGGATTTTGACGAGTACATAGTAAAAGCGGGTCATCACTCAGCATTGATGGTTATCGCACTGCTTGAGCAACTTTAA
- a CDS encoding MarR family winged helix-turn-helix transcriptional regulator, with product MEKYEQLLISLRRVIRAIDIHSRQLNKQSGLTGPQLMVMQNIDQLDAPLAKEIAKEVALSPATVTTIIDRLESRNLVIRTRSETDKRKVHLSLSETGQALLSNSPKPLQEHFITRYQNLEQWEQSQLLSSVERIAAMMDANELDAAPVLLVGQIQAD from the coding sequence ATGGAAAAGTACGAACAATTATTGATTTCACTGCGCCGAGTGATCCGAGCGATTGATATCCACTCACGTCAACTCAACAAACAATCAGGTTTGACTGGACCACAGTTGATGGTGATGCAAAATATCGACCAACTCGATGCGCCATTGGCAAAAGAGATAGCCAAAGAGGTAGCCTTAAGCCCTGCTACAGTGACGACGATTATCGACAGGCTAGAGAGCCGTAATCTAGTGATTAGAACGCGCAGCGAAACCGATAAACGCAAGGTACATCTGTCATTGAGTGAAACAGGCCAAGCCCTGTTAAGCAATTCGCCTAAACCACTGCAAGAGCACTTTATTACCCGCTATCAAAATCTTGAGCAGTGGGAACAGAGCCAACTGTTATCGTCAGTTGAGCGCATCGCCGCAATGATGGATGCTAACGAACTCGATGCCGCGCCCGTGCTCTTAGTTGGGCAAATTCAGGCGGATTAA
- a CDS encoding cobalamin biosynthesis protein CobD/CbiB — MVPEFTKIFSQDSQLYTGALVLLVSILLARIAPLPRSLQPLEWLSQLAKNLSAKANHVDRAPSQQLIAGTLAMMLLIIPFWAVISFLVELAEFPWFFETIIIYLCLQDDHFRYIANEVSIAIKRDNKIRARSLLAPWLTRSTTSLSNVGLCKATIERLSTTSIYGTVSAILFYAIGGVPLLIVARMIKQLESCWPVYNPEFRVFGMPAYALSTLFHFLPAKLWNLSLAIQGGPKSLATLFFPKIHATPLNEYQTCEVIACALSIELGGPVKFNQTRVDMPKLSYGALPDQQSLLKAIKLNSVAFSLWALAIVILPSIWGLLRVLQG, encoded by the coding sequence ATGGTTCCAGAGTTTACTAAAATCTTCTCTCAAGATAGTCAGCTTTACACTGGAGCCTTAGTGTTATTGGTGTCGATATTATTGGCCCGAATAGCACCACTGCCGCGCAGCCTACAGCCACTTGAGTGGTTATCTCAACTGGCTAAAAACTTAAGTGCTAAGGCTAATCATGTTGACCGCGCGCCCTCGCAGCAGTTAATTGCAGGCACCTTAGCCATGATGCTGCTAATCATCCCCTTCTGGGCGGTGATTAGCTTCTTGGTTGAATTAGCCGAATTCCCTTGGTTCTTCGAAACCATCATCATTTATCTTTGTCTGCAAGATGATCACTTCAGGTATATCGCCAACGAAGTCTCTATTGCCATAAAGCGTGATAATAAGATCCGAGCTCGTAGCTTGTTGGCGCCTTGGTTGACCCGCAGCACGACGTCGCTTTCAAATGTTGGCCTGTGTAAGGCAACCATAGAAAGACTGTCTACCACCTCCATTTATGGCACGGTTTCAGCCATCTTGTTTTACGCTATCGGCGGCGTCCCGCTGCTCATCGTGGCAAGAATGATTAAACAACTCGAATCCTGCTGGCCAGTCTATAATCCGGAGTTTCGTGTTTTTGGCATGCCTGCCTATGCGCTAAGTACCCTATTTCACTTCCTGCCGGCAAAGCTGTGGAACCTGAGTCTCGCGATCCAAGGCGGGCCAAAAAGTCTTGCGACACTGTTTTTCCCAAAAATACACGCAACCCCACTAAACGAATATCAAACCTGTGAAGTCATCGCCTGTGCATTAAGTATCGAGCTTGGTGGGCCGGTTAAATTTAATCAGACGAGGGTCGATATGCCTAAACTCTCTTATGGTGCTCTACCCGACCAACAGTCTCTACTCAAAGCGATTAAGCTCAATTCTGTCGCCTTTAGCCTTTGGGCACTCGCTATCGTTATCTTGCCAAGTATTTGGGGTCTATTGCGGGTGTTGCAGGGCTAG
- a CDS encoding diguanylate cyclase domain-containing protein — protein MSIRFKLGLLLSLLFFAAIGNTVFTFILEKYGEEKLEWVMHTHEVLIESERLISAVIDAETGQRGYLLTQDSAYLEPYHIGVSLVDSHLQELFKLTSDNLAQQQRLENISALLSKKLAELDLTINLTQENTPSSISEASNIVKNNSGKKYMDAIRGELGAFNHEELVLLEQRKGEFKESRAYITTLVGVELLFFVFLSIITAMFVKNKFYQPLGMMIEGTAKMERGERQEISDILPKDEMGYLLSRFYQMSETVYTKAMVLDHEANHDYLTGLKNRSGLEAGVDYSIQTLNHGQKLAIFFIDLNKFKALNDTLGHDIGDEILKESAVRIKDSVRSNDAVYRFGGDEFVVILNDIKEVKHAQVIAEKMLTKFRPPFICKGNLIDISLSIGISISPEDSSESRELLKQADMAMYAAKSDMSVNYKFYDSSMLNRENSNSRIASVS, from the coding sequence ATGAGCATTCGCTTCAAACTTGGACTGCTTTTGTCTTTACTGTTTTTTGCCGCAATTGGTAATACAGTATTCACATTTATACTCGAAAAATATGGTGAAGAAAAACTTGAGTGGGTGATGCATACCCATGAAGTACTAATCGAGTCGGAACGACTGATTAGTGCGGTTATCGACGCTGAAACGGGTCAGCGAGGCTATCTTTTAACTCAAGATTCAGCATATCTTGAGCCATACCATATTGGGGTGTCATTGGTGGATAGCCATCTTCAAGAACTCTTTAAGCTAACTTCAGATAATTTGGCGCAGCAGCAGCGCTTAGAAAATATAAGTGCCTTATTGAGCAAAAAGCTCGCCGAGCTAGATTTAACGATTAACTTGACCCAAGAAAATACCCCCTCCAGCATATCTGAAGCGTCTAACATTGTTAAAAATAACAGTGGTAAAAAGTATATGGATGCCATTAGGGGGGAGCTCGGTGCGTTTAACCATGAGGAACTCGTGCTGCTAGAGCAAAGGAAAGGTGAGTTTAAAGAGAGCCGTGCATATATAACGACATTGGTTGGTGTTGAGCTTCTGTTTTTTGTTTTTTTGTCGATAATTACCGCAATGTTTGTCAAAAATAAATTCTATCAACCATTAGGCATGATGATCGAAGGTACGGCTAAAATGGAGCGGGGTGAAAGACAAGAGATTTCAGATATCCTGCCTAAGGATGAGATGGGATATTTATTGTCGCGTTTCTATCAAATGAGTGAAACTGTATATACAAAAGCAATGGTACTCGATCACGAAGCTAACCATGATTACCTAACCGGATTAAAGAATCGTTCAGGCTTAGAGGCTGGAGTTGATTATTCGATACAAACACTGAATCACGGCCAAAAGTTAGCAATATTTTTTATAGACTTAAATAAGTTCAAAGCGTTGAACGATACCTTAGGCCATGATATTGGAGATGAAATTTTAAAGGAATCTGCTGTACGCATTAAAGACTCGGTGAGATCGAATGATGCTGTCTATCGCTTCGGCGGGGATGAATTTGTTGTTATTTTAAACGACATTAAAGAAGTGAAGCATGCACAAGTGATAGCCGAAAAAATGCTGACAAAATTCAGACCGCCATTTATCTGCAAGGGAAACTTGATAGACATATCACTGAGTATTGGCATCTCTATTTCGCCTGAAGACTCATCAGAAAGCCGTGAATTATTAAAGCAGGCTGATATGGCGATGTACGCAGCTAAAAGTGATATGAGTGTCAATTATAAATTCTATGATAGTTCAATGTTGAACCGAGAAAATAGCAATAGCCGTATTGCTTCAGTATCATGA
- a CDS encoding GNAT family N-acetyltransferase, producing the protein MQIRVGQLHNEQVLALLKEHHEDMASHSPPESVHALDISGLEAGDVTFWSLWREDDLAGCGALKRLDIAHAEIKSMRTSTDFLRQGVAQQLLAHIISEARSQGYRRLSLETGSMAAFIPARKLYEQFGFEECEPFADYKQDPYSAFMTKTL; encoded by the coding sequence ATGCAGATCCGAGTTGGACAACTACACAATGAACAGGTGCTGGCACTATTGAAAGAGCACCATGAGGATATGGCGTCTCACTCACCACCTGAAAGCGTACATGCACTGGATATATCGGGGCTTGAAGCGGGTGATGTTACTTTCTGGAGCCTATGGCGCGAAGATGATCTGGCGGGCTGCGGTGCACTCAAGCGGCTGGATATAGCTCATGCTGAAATCAAGTCGATGCGCACATCCACTGATTTTTTACGTCAGGGTGTCGCCCAACAACTATTGGCGCATATTATCAGTGAGGCAAGATCACAAGGTTATCGAAGACTCAGCCTTGAGACTGGCTCTATGGCTGCCTTCATTCCAGCCCGTAAACTCTATGAGCAGTTTGGCTTTGAAGAGTGCGAGCCATTTGCCGATTACAAGCAAGATCCCTACAGCGCTTTTATGACTAAAACGCTTTAA